The Rhea pennata isolate bPtePen1 chromosome 9, bPtePen1.pri, whole genome shotgun sequence genome has a segment encoding these proteins:
- the GPR160 gene encoding probable G-protein coupled receptor 160 isoform X2, with protein MEDYEALCPVIIYFAGSHHWRMAAILCENCSGWYHYTQVNQPLEISCMLLLIMLGKVSLDLFVLRVKKKNVKVSFMGYFCVSLAFLDFTLLINIAFIFYFEDFALWGVRFTKYHICLFTQITSFTYGILHYPVYLVAVLDYYVTIAQTSQSPKRSKRLFYIFVVVFIWISGFSCILKVPAIYEELEIQKHFSPYQCPSYVSVQSYFVSFTMLLLIGMALLACWKEILMMLLSVRVVSFASQPVLMFPYASNSSSTCCRRQLLTRLLICFLGTWAPFVLLQIIILSLGAQIPAYMEMNVPWLYFINSFLIAVAYWCRCHDVDLTEEMWSTDPFVSWKFCFTPFNNENTEPAEKPGTVIVIC; from the exons ATGGAAG attatgAAGCACTGTGCcctgtaattatttattttgctggcTCTCATCACTGGAGGATGGCTGCCATACTCTGTGAAAATTGTTCTGGTTGGTACCACTATACACAAGTCAACCAACCTCTTGAAATCAGCTGCATGTTGCTCCTTATTATGCTTGGAAAAGTGTCCCTTGATCTCTTTGTATTGcgggttaaaaagaaaaatgtgaaagttaGTTTTATGGGATACTTCTGTGTTTCACTAGCATTTCTTGATTTCACACTGCTGATAAATatagctttcattttctattttgaagacTTTGCACTTTGGGGTGTAAGATTTACCAAATACCACATCTGCCTCTTCACTCAGATAACTTCTTTTACCTACGGTATTTTGCATTACCCAGTGTATCTTGTGGCTGTTCTGGATTATTATGTGACTATAGCCCAAACATCTCAGTCTCctaaaagaagtaaaagattattttatatatttgttgtGGTTTTTATATGGATTTCAGGGTTTTCTTGTATTCTGAAAGTTCCTGCTATCTATGAAGAACTGGAAATTCAGAAACACTTTTCTCCTTATCAGTGTCCTTCCTACGTCAGTGTGCAGAGCTACTTTGTCTCGTTTACCATGCTGCTTCTCATAGGCATGGCTCTTCTGGCTTGCTGGAAGGAAATTTTAATGATGCTACTCTCTGTCAGGGTAGTTTCCTTTGCCAGTCAGCCTGTTCTGATGTTCCCATATGCAtctaacagcagcagcacttgctgtAGGCGGCAACTTCTGACCAGACTTCTCATCTGTTTTCTTGGCACTTGGGCACCTTTTGTTCTTCTCCAAATTATCATTTTGTCTCTTGGTGCTCAGATTCCAGCCTACATGGAGATGAATGTTCCCTGGCTATACTTCATCAACAGCTTTCTTATTGCAGTAGCATACTGGTGTCGATGTCATGATGTTGATTTGACAGAGGAGATGTGGTCTACAGATCCATTTGTCAGCTGGAAATTCTGCTTTACACCATTtaacaatgaaaatacagagcCAGCTGAAAAGCCAGGCACAGTAATTGTAATCTGTTAA
- the GPR160 gene encoding probable G-protein coupled receptor 160 isoform X1, which yields MHSEFLRTKCTCADYEALCPVIIYFAGSHHWRMAAILCENCSGWYHYTQVNQPLEISCMLLLIMLGKVSLDLFVLRVKKKNVKVSFMGYFCVSLAFLDFTLLINIAFIFYFEDFALWGVRFTKYHICLFTQITSFTYGILHYPVYLVAVLDYYVTIAQTSQSPKRSKRLFYIFVVVFIWISGFSCILKVPAIYEELEIQKHFSPYQCPSYVSVQSYFVSFTMLLLIGMALLACWKEILMMLLSVRVVSFASQPVLMFPYASNSSSTCCRRQLLTRLLICFLGTWAPFVLLQIIILSLGAQIPAYMEMNVPWLYFINSFLIAVAYWCRCHDVDLTEEMWSTDPFVSWKFCFTPFNNENTEPAEKPGTVIVIC from the exons ATGCATTCAGAGTTTTTGAGGACGAAATGTACTTGTGCAG attatgAAGCACTGTGCcctgtaattatttattttgctggcTCTCATCACTGGAGGATGGCTGCCATACTCTGTGAAAATTGTTCTGGTTGGTACCACTATACACAAGTCAACCAACCTCTTGAAATCAGCTGCATGTTGCTCCTTATTATGCTTGGAAAAGTGTCCCTTGATCTCTTTGTATTGcgggttaaaaagaaaaatgtgaaagttaGTTTTATGGGATACTTCTGTGTTTCACTAGCATTTCTTGATTTCACACTGCTGATAAATatagctttcattttctattttgaagacTTTGCACTTTGGGGTGTAAGATTTACCAAATACCACATCTGCCTCTTCACTCAGATAACTTCTTTTACCTACGGTATTTTGCATTACCCAGTGTATCTTGTGGCTGTTCTGGATTATTATGTGACTATAGCCCAAACATCTCAGTCTCctaaaagaagtaaaagattattttatatatttgttgtGGTTTTTATATGGATTTCAGGGTTTTCTTGTATTCTGAAAGTTCCTGCTATCTATGAAGAACTGGAAATTCAGAAACACTTTTCTCCTTATCAGTGTCCTTCCTACGTCAGTGTGCAGAGCTACTTTGTCTCGTTTACCATGCTGCTTCTCATAGGCATGGCTCTTCTGGCTTGCTGGAAGGAAATTTTAATGATGCTACTCTCTGTCAGGGTAGTTTCCTTTGCCAGTCAGCCTGTTCTGATGTTCCCATATGCAtctaacagcagcagcacttgctgtAGGCGGCAACTTCTGACCAGACTTCTCATCTGTTTTCTTGGCACTTGGGCACCTTTTGTTCTTCTCCAAATTATCATTTTGTCTCTTGGTGCTCAGATTCCAGCCTACATGGAGATGAATGTTCCCTGGCTATACTTCATCAACAGCTTTCTTATTGCAGTAGCATACTGGTGTCGATGTCATGATGTTGATTTGACAGAGGAGATGTGGTCTACAGATCCATTTGTCAGCTGGAAATTCTGCTTTACACCATTtaacaatgaaaatacagagcCAGCTGAAAAGCCAGGCACAGTAATTGTAATCTGTTAA
- the GPR160 gene encoding probable G-protein coupled receptor 160 isoform X3 gives MAAILCENCSGWYHYTQVNQPLEISCMLLLIMLGKVSLDLFVLRVKKKNVKVSFMGYFCVSLAFLDFTLLINIAFIFYFEDFALWGVRFTKYHICLFTQITSFTYGILHYPVYLVAVLDYYVTIAQTSQSPKRSKRLFYIFVVVFIWISGFSCILKVPAIYEELEIQKHFSPYQCPSYVSVQSYFVSFTMLLLIGMALLACWKEILMMLLSVRVVSFASQPVLMFPYASNSSSTCCRRQLLTRLLICFLGTWAPFVLLQIIILSLGAQIPAYMEMNVPWLYFINSFLIAVAYWCRCHDVDLTEEMWSTDPFVSWKFCFTPFNNENTEPAEKPGTVIVIC, from the coding sequence ATGGCTGCCATACTCTGTGAAAATTGTTCTGGTTGGTACCACTATACACAAGTCAACCAACCTCTTGAAATCAGCTGCATGTTGCTCCTTATTATGCTTGGAAAAGTGTCCCTTGATCTCTTTGTATTGcgggttaaaaagaaaaatgtgaaagttaGTTTTATGGGATACTTCTGTGTTTCACTAGCATTTCTTGATTTCACACTGCTGATAAATatagctttcattttctattttgaagacTTTGCACTTTGGGGTGTAAGATTTACCAAATACCACATCTGCCTCTTCACTCAGATAACTTCTTTTACCTACGGTATTTTGCATTACCCAGTGTATCTTGTGGCTGTTCTGGATTATTATGTGACTATAGCCCAAACATCTCAGTCTCctaaaagaagtaaaagattattttatatatttgttgtGGTTTTTATATGGATTTCAGGGTTTTCTTGTATTCTGAAAGTTCCTGCTATCTATGAAGAACTGGAAATTCAGAAACACTTTTCTCCTTATCAGTGTCCTTCCTACGTCAGTGTGCAGAGCTACTTTGTCTCGTTTACCATGCTGCTTCTCATAGGCATGGCTCTTCTGGCTTGCTGGAAGGAAATTTTAATGATGCTACTCTCTGTCAGGGTAGTTTCCTTTGCCAGTCAGCCTGTTCTGATGTTCCCATATGCAtctaacagcagcagcacttgctgtAGGCGGCAACTTCTGACCAGACTTCTCATCTGTTTTCTTGGCACTTGGGCACCTTTTGTTCTTCTCCAAATTATCATTTTGTCTCTTGGTGCTCAGATTCCAGCCTACATGGAGATGAATGTTCCCTGGCTATACTTCATCAACAGCTTTCTTATTGCAGTAGCATACTGGTGTCGATGTCATGATGTTGATTTGACAGAGGAGATGTGGTCTACAGATCCATTTGTCAGCTGGAAATTCTGCTTTACACCATTtaacaatgaaaatacagagcCAGCTGAAAAGCCAGGCACAGTAATTGTAATCTGTTAA